In a genomic window of Verrucomicrobiota bacterium:
- a CDS encoding ParA family protein, which translates to MLDYLPEFGSSSRVVMPLKITFLNQKGGVGKSTSTVLIGAALSAAGYQVAFEDTDSQGSLTMWTNKIGKLPMIHECPTAEVIICDTPGRIDLNQEEHEGFFRTIIQSSDRLVIVSEKSLFSTQASIPMIELVKKYMRPEAKAMILFNKVRNRTLVGRQDELEMAQDLGLPVLKNSLPLAASYENVQIEGFTAVLGKNREKIFSLALEILK; encoded by the coding sequence GTGTTGGATTATTTACCAGAGTTTGGTAGTTCATCAAGGGTTGTTATGCCGTTGAAGATAACATTTTTGAACCAGAAGGGAGGGGTTGGGAAATCCACCTCGACCGTTCTGATCGGCGCCGCTCTGAGCGCTGCGGGATACCAGGTGGCCTTTGAAGATACCGACAGCCAGGGCTCCCTCACGATGTGGACAAATAAGATCGGCAAGCTGCCGATGATTCATGAATGCCCCACGGCGGAGGTGATTATCTGCGACACTCCGGGGCGGATCGATCTGAACCAGGAGGAGCACGAGGGCTTCTTTCGGACCATCATTCAATCCAGCGATCGCTTGGTCATTGTTTCGGAAAAGAGCCTGTTTAGCACTCAGGCGTCGATCCCCATGATTGAACTGGTCAAAAAGTACATGCGGCCCGAAGCCAAAGCCATGATCCTCTTCAACAAAGTCCGGAACCGCACCTTGGTAGGGCGCCAGGATGAGCTGGAGATGGCGCAAGATCTCGGTTTGCCAGTCCTGAAGAACTCTCTACCCCTGGCGGCGTCGTATGAGAACGTGCAGATCGAGGGGTTTACCGCCGTCTTAGGAAAGAATCGGGAGAAAATATTTTCGCTGGCGCTCGAAATCCTTAAATGA